The Maridesulfovibrio salexigens DSM 2638 region GCTGGTTCTTTCACCGAACTGGTCTTTGTCGTTGGACTGCGGGTTGGCGATGAATTTGAACATATCGCCGAGGCTTTCGCCGTAGCTGATGAAATCATCAACCATGCGGCGGCAGGTCTTAGGTTCTACAGGCAGATCTTCCGGCCGGTAGGCAGGCACATCCCCGGTTTCATCACGGTTAATGCCCGGATCAAAGATCAAAGCACCCTCAACCTTTTCCTCCACCAACTCTTCATGCATTTGCGGAAAATATATAAGCACGGCAGAACTCCTTTTTAGACCCAATTATTCTCTGAAAATTATTCTTTACGCGGTTTGAAACGGCTGCACACACCTTCGCACTCAGGCTGTTCAAAAAGGCAAACTTCTTCGTACAGCGCTGCACAGAAGGGAAAACCCTCTTCATCACGCGGAACCATCTTGCGACACACCACTGTGGATTTCAAGTGTTCTTCTATTCTTTGTTCCCAAAGATCACGGAAAGCCTGCTCATCCAAATGGAAATTATCGGCCTGTAGAAGAAGTTTGTCATACTCCCCTTCTAAATCCTTAAGAACCCGGCAACGCCATTCTCGGTTATATCCGGGATTAAGCATCTCTTCGTAGAGACACCTTCCATTCTGATAGAACCGACACATGCGGCCCGGCATTTTAGTTACCTTAGCCAAAAAACATCCCTCCGGGACAACACGGCCAGCGGCCTGAAACTGTTAAACATTCAAAGTTTGAAGTATGTACGCATCGCTGCTTTGTAAAGATTAAAAATATAAATTTTTCCGTGTCGTTCCGAGATAAGAAGACATTCTTGACCAAAGAGCGAGGCACGTGTAAAAGTTCACTACCGTCTAGCATTGGAGGAAAAAAATGTTCGGTTTAGGAATCACAGAAATTCTTTTAATTTTGGGTATTATCATCCTGATTTTCGGAGCTAAAAAACTTCCCGAAGTGGGTAGCGGTCTTGGCCGTGCAATTCAGAATTTTAAAAAGGCAAGCAGCGAATCTGAAGAAATTGACGTAACCCCGTCAAAAGATAAGAACAAAGACGCTTAGTCTTTGCTGCCAGCTTGATTATTTTTGCAGGTCTTGCCTGCGACACCCCGGTTTGTCCTGCAAGCCGGGGTTTTATTTTGCCCCGTTTTCAACAGCCTCAGCAAACATGCCCAACCCGCGCCGGAGATATATTGCCCCGGAGAAAAAAGTAAAAACAGCAGTTACAATCTCTACTTCCGGATGCAGAAACCCTACGTCCAATCCAAACGCAAGTCCGGTCAGGACAGAAAAAACAACCAAGAGCTGAAGTGCGGTGGTAATCTTGCTGGACCAAAGAGGCTTAATTTTCTTTTCTACTTCCACTCCATAAAATTTCAGCAGAAAAAGTCCTCCTACTATGATCAGATCGCGGGATACAGCAAGGACGGTCAGCCAGACAGGAATGAATTCTTGCGCGGAAAGACAGATAAAAGAAGTTACAAGCAGAATTTTGTCCGCAAGGGGATCAATCATGGCCCCGAATTCGGTGCGCTGTTTCATGACCCGAGCCAGAAAACCGTCCAAACCATCCGAAATCCCGGCAACCATAAACAGCAGCCAAGCAGCCAGAAAATTGCCGTCAAGGTAAGTAATAACAAACCCCGGGGTAAGCAATATCCTGAAAATAGTGATCAGATTGGGTATGGTCCAGATTTTCCGGCTCTGCACGATCCTTCCTTTTTATTTTGCCTCCTCAAGCCCCTCCAGACTGAAAGTAAGCCCGCGGGGAGGCAGGTAGTCGTTTAAATATCCACGCAACACCCACTGGTCGGAAACTTCAAGGGACCAGCTTGCAGAAACTGCGGTAGGCTGCATTTCAACATCAAGCAACTCAACTTCCTGTACTGCGGAATCCCAAGACTTAAGCTTGCGTCCGAATTCTCGCACACCTTCGGGGTTAAACCAGCCGTTTACGACCAGAACAGCCTTAGGATTCATGAGCGCTTCAATATTTTCAGAACCAAAATATTTGCCCCAGAGTTCACGCCAGACCCGTTCCATGCTGCTTCCGGAAGCAAACCATGTCCCGTGGGATGACTTTAGATCACCGGTCCAACGCTTTTTGGAAGCATGACGCACAGAAAGGACTACAGCAGTTCCGTTACTATCGGCAGCTGTAACATTGCTGAGTCCGTAAAGAGCAATCAACTCATTGATCTTATCATTCTGCTCCAACTGCTGATCTTCGTTGAGATTATATTTTCCATTGGAAACATCAATCTGAACAGGAACTGCGGAAACTGAAAAGAGCCCCATTTTTTTCATTGCAGCACGCAATGCCTTACGGTTCACGCTAACATCAATAGCAACAGAAACTCCGTCTTCAGCCATTTTGACGTTCATGTCTTTATAGCCTTTAATATACTCTTCATAATAGCTGCCGAAAGCCTTCTTAACCGCCTCTGTTCTTTCTGCGGACAAAGTACCGGGAAGCATGCGTGATGCTTCGGCAAATAGGGCTTGAGCAAAAGCTTCTGTGACAGCTTCCTGACGCATAGTCCGCTGAGAAACTTCCTTTTCAGGATCGACAGGCTTAAAAATCTGAACCTTAACGGCATGGGCAGGCAGAGCAGAAAAAAGCAGCACCGCTACGCAGGCTGTCAAAACAAACGGCTTTATCTTATCTGAAAAATTCAACTTATAGCTCCGGTAAATTTATCGCTGTTGATTATGATCGGTAGGATTTGCATCAAGAGACTCTTCCTGAATCTCACTATCGTCATTCACCGCATCAATATCCTGAGACTGCTCTTCATCTAGAGAATCCGCAGATTCACCATTGTTTGCAGCCCCGGCTGCCTTATCCACAAGGATAACTACTGAACAATTCTCGCTCACAATCTTACGTTTAAGAACAGCTCTAACCTTAGTGGCATCTTCAAGAGAAAGAATAAAATTACTGCGGGAAGTTCCGTGGGTATTGACTGCCTTGACCTTCAACGGAAAGTTTCCAACCCGTGAACGCAAATTCTCAGACTTATCATCAGTCATGTAGGTTACAAGTCCACGCTTAAGAACAGACTCCCTGCTGACCGCAAAAGGACCGTACACTCCCACTCCCCGACCATCATAGATAAGAGGGAGGAGCACCGGTTTGTAGTTAAGTCCACGGGCATCAATCAAAACACCGCTGTATATTGAACTGTCGATGTAACCGTTTTCCTCGCTTTCCAAAGCCTGAAGTTCGGTACCGGTCTCACCGCGTTCACCGGAAATGGTCGGCGGAATACCGGTCTGAAAAGAAAGCGTAGGTGGAATGATGATGGATGAAAGCCCGTTACGCAGGTTAAGGGAAGAAGTAACAGCTACGGTTCCATTTCCATCCACGGCAGTATTTAGTAATGAATTCTGCACATAACCGCGCAGGGAATTCAATGACTTAATATCATCCTTTATGAGAGAAGAAACATTGCGTCGGCTGTCCAGCGGCAAAGAAAGAACCATATCTAAAAGTTTCTTGCGGGACTCAACACCACCCTGCCGTACAGCAAGAGCCTTGCTGCGTGCAGGGTCAATGCTGCCCGGCAACAGCTTGATAGACGAAGAAGCGGAAAGAAATCCATTTCCCCAGTTAATAAGGGTCCCATCGGACTTCTCAATCAATCCGCCATAGCCGTTGCCGTTCCCTGCAGCTTGTTCCTGAGCGGACACGGAAGAAACTGCAAACATCAGGATAAGTAAAACGAAAAATATATATTTTTTCATATGCGTTCCAAATTAGCTTAATTATCTGTTCTGGGATTACTTACCCTTCCCGGACTCAATCCGCAAGCCACTGCCCTACAAATGTAACAGCCTTGTCATACTCATGGGGTGCGAACCAGTGAATATCCTTCTCGCGCTTGAACCAGGTCAGCTGACGCTTGGCATAGGCGCGGGTATTCTTGGCCCATAGCCGGATGGTCTCATCCAGATCTATTTCACCCTTGATGTAACGCATCAGTTCAATACAACCGATCCCCGTCCAGCCGGGTGCATTCTCGTCAGGACAATTTTCCCAAGCCTTACGCGCTTCTTCAACTGCCCCGGCCTCAAGCATCTTTTCAATGCGCAGCTTAAGCAGCGGGGTCAGCTCATCAAGATCAACCTTAATGCCGATCTTCAAAAAATTATACGGTGAAGGCGGAACCTCACGATTATGCCACCAACTAAAGGGTTTGCCTGTAGCCTCATAAACCTCAAGAGCGCGGGCATTACGCTGACGGTTGTTGGGATGGGTACGCTTGCAGTATTCCGGGTCCACCTTCTCCAGCTCGGCATAAAGCGCCGGACCGCCCTCTTCTTCCGACCGCTTGCGGATGCGCTCCCGAATCTCATCCGGGATGTCGGGGATAGGCGCAAGACCGGAAATCAAACTTTGCAGGTACATGCCTGTTCCACCAACCAATACCGGAAGTTCTCCAGCTTCGGCAGCATCAATACGCTCCTTGGCAAGATCAACAAAACCGGATGCATTAATGGTCTCAGTAGTCGGCAGAAATCCGTAAAGTTCGTGCGGACAAACAGCCCTCTCTTCGGGACTGGGCTGAGCGGTAATTACCGGGAAATCCGTATAAACCTGCCGGGAATCAAAATTGATTACCCGCACCGGAAATTTCCGGGCCATACCGAGAGAAGTGGCTGTCTTCCCGGCCCCGGTGGGACCGAGAATACATACAACTGGTCTGCGCTTTTCCATCATCTATTTTCCGGGAACAAGCCTTTCGATTACTTCATCGTAGATCTGACGCGGCACAAGACCTTTGATATCCCCGCCATTCACAGCCACATCCTTGATGATTGAAGAGCTGAGATACATCCACTTGTAGTCGGTCATCAAGAAGACTGTCTGGATATCGTTATCCAGACGGCGGTTCATGAGTGCCATCTGAAACTCGTACTCAAAGTCGGAAACCGCACGCAATCCACGCATGATCACATTGGCCGGGCTTTGCTCCACATAATGAACCAGCAAACCGTCAAATGAATCGACTTCCACCTGCGGGTGGTGTTCGAAAATGCGTTTTGCCATGTCCACCCGCTCCTCAAGAGAAAACTTTGTGTTCTTGGAGGTGCTTCCCGCTACAGCGACGATGACTTTATGAAATGTCTTGATCCCGCGCATGACCAATGAAAAATGCCCACGGGTGAAGGGATCAAAAGTTCCGGGGAATACTGCTGTTACTGGCTTTACTTCTGCCATAATAAAATCCTTGTTTGACCGTAGAGTTTGTTTACCAGCAAATCAAGGCGCTCCACATGTTCCGATTCAGGTGGCTCGACTTTATCCTCGACTTCCGCCAGCACAAACCCGTCCTCGGAAAGCCAGCCGTTCTCAAGAGCCGCATCTAAGGCCTTGGGCAACAGGTCATATCCGTAAGGAGGGTCGATAAAAATAAGATCATAAGGTTTATCCGGAGCTTTTCCGAGTACTTTGAACAGATCGGTCTTGAAGACCTTATACTCCTTGGGTGAAGCTCCCAAATCCTTAAGATTGGTACTAATCAGGTTCGCGGCACGTCCGTTTTTCTCTACAAATAGAGCGAACTCCGCACCACGGCTCAAAGCCTCAATGGCAAGGC contains the following coding sequences:
- a CDS encoding twin-arginine translocase TatA/TatE family subunit; translated protein: MFGLGITEILLILGIIILIFGAKKLPEVGSGLGRAIQNFKKASSESEEIDVTPSKDKNKDA
- a CDS encoding CDP-alcohol phosphatidyltransferase family protein; this translates as MQSRKIWTIPNLITIFRILLTPGFVITYLDGNFLAAWLLFMVAGISDGLDGFLARVMKQRTEFGAMIDPLADKILLVTSFICLSAQEFIPVWLTVLAVSRDLIIVGGLFLLKFYGVEVEKKIKPLWSSKITTALQLLVVFSVLTGLAFGLDVGFLHPEVEIVTAVFTFFSGAIYLRRGLGMFAEAVENGAK
- the miaA gene encoding tRNA (adenosine(37)-N6)-dimethylallyltransferase MiaA; the protein is MMEKRRPVVCILGPTGAGKTATSLGMARKFPVRVINFDSRQVYTDFPVITAQPSPEERAVCPHELYGFLPTTETINASGFVDLAKERIDAAEAGELPVLVGGTGMYLQSLISGLAPIPDIPDEIRERIRKRSEEEGGPALYAELEKVDPEYCKRTHPNNRQRNARALEVYEATGKPFSWWHNREVPPSPYNFLKIGIKVDLDELTPLLKLRIEKMLEAGAVEEARKAWENCPDENAPGWTGIGCIELMRYIKGEIDLDETIRLWAKNTRAYAKRQLTWFKREKDIHWFAPHEYDKAVTFVGQWLAD
- the coaD gene encoding pantetheine-phosphate adenylyltransferase, translated to MAEVKPVTAVFPGTFDPFTRGHFSLVMRGIKTFHKVIVAVAGSTSKNTKFSLEERVDMAKRIFEHHPQVEVDSFDGLLVHYVEQSPANVIMRGLRAVSDFEYEFQMALMNRRLDNDIQTVFLMTDYKWMYLSSSIIKDVAVNGGDIKGLVPRQIYDEVIERLVPGK
- the rsmD gene encoding 16S rRNA (guanine(966)-N(2))-methyltransferase RsmD, with product MRLISGKYGGRVIKTASGPGYRPATSKVRQAIFSMLESRGVEWDGLRVADMFAGSGSLAIEALSRGAEFALFVEKNGRAANLISTNLKDLGASPKEYKVFKTDLFKVLGKAPDKPYDLIFIDPPYGYDLLPKALDAALENGWLSEDGFVLAEVEDKVEPPESEHVERLDLLVNKLYGQTRILLWQK